Proteins from a single region of Chloroherpeton thalassium ATCC 35110:
- a CDS encoding protoglobin domain-containing protein, whose product MEERKSWVIKDEAILEELLAMTRMTEEEKKVLGEMRSQAESIVGEMINAFYDRLLSHENTSEYLSDKIERMRETLKGWFLELFTGDYNDKYVKSRLQIGKVHVRIGLPVRYPLAMMDVIMEYGQKAALQSSQPEIASSAFRKLAALDIAIFNQAYESTQLKHLAKMVGNEMLARRILTQDDVE is encoded by the coding sequence ATGGAAGAGCGTAAAAGCTGGGTTATAAAAGACGAAGCCATTTTGGAAGAACTCCTTGCGATGACGCGCATGACAGAAGAAGAGAAGAAAGTTCTCGGAGAAATGCGGTCTCAGGCGGAAAGTATTGTTGGCGAAATGATTAATGCCTTTTATGACAGACTTCTTAGCCATGAGAATACTTCTGAATATCTCAGTGATAAAATTGAAAGAATGCGTGAAACCTTAAAAGGGTGGTTTTTGGAGTTGTTCACTGGTGACTACAATGATAAATACGTCAAGTCAAGGTTACAAATTGGCAAGGTGCATGTTCGTATAGGGCTGCCTGTTCGTTATCCATTAGCTATGATGGATGTTATTATGGAATATGGTCAAAAAGCTGCGCTGCAGTCATCTCAGCCAGAAATTGCATCAAGTGCTTTTCGGAAGTTAGCGGCGTTAGATATTGCGATTTTTAACCAAGCCTATGAAAGCACACAGTTGAAGCACTTGGCTAAAATGGTAGGAAATGAGATGCTGGCGCGCCGGATTTTGACTCAAGATGATGTAGAATAG
- a CDS encoding DUF4388 domain-containing protein — protein MQGDIKHMSVADLIQHYCEDHKTAKITLNNDGQEAELFLKDGNVVHATMGDIVGEQVVFNILAWNEGTFNLDMDTEPSFKTIERSWKGLLLHGAQLLDESSSTNQPVTKPVEKTMVKKKGEIIAEALQELLQQSTDIQGAAIVGTDGLVYSANVPDKGLDENMVGAVSAAILGLSKRSVQQLKRGTFSQTLIQGDNGNVIVAGLNDRTLLIGLTAHGVNLGMAFAEVRDFASRLRDLV, from the coding sequence ATGCAAGGTGATATAAAGCATATGAGTGTCGCAGACTTAATTCAGCACTATTGTGAAGATCATAAAACTGCGAAAATAACACTCAATAACGATGGGCAGGAAGCTGAACTGTTTCTGAAAGATGGAAACGTGGTTCATGCAACAATGGGTGACATTGTCGGTGAGCAAGTTGTATTTAACATTTTAGCGTGGAATGAGGGGACTTTTAATCTTGATATGGATACGGAGCCTTCATTTAAAACCATTGAGCGCTCATGGAAAGGATTGCTTTTACATGGTGCCCAACTTTTAGATGAGTCTTCATCTACAAATCAACCTGTAACTAAACCTGTAGAAAAAACTATGGTAAAGAAGAAAGGCGAAATCATTGCTGAAGCCCTGCAAGAACTTCTGCAACAATCTACCGACATTCAAGGAGCAGCAATCGTTGGTACCGATGGGCTTGTTTATTCTGCGAACGTCCCAGACAAAGGACTGGATGAAAATATGGTTGGGGCGGTTTCCGCTGCAATTCTTGGATTAAGCAAGAGAAGTGTTCAGCAGCTTAAAAGAGGCACGTTTTCTCAAACTTTGATTCAAGGAGATAACGGAAATGTTATTGTTGCAGGCTTAAATGATAGAACACTCTTAATTGGCTTAACTGCACACGGAGTGAATTTAGGAATGGCCTTTGCGGAAGTCCGTGACTTTGCAAGTAGACTTCGCGATCTTGTTTGA
- a CDS encoding GTP-binding protein, with the protein MQINWERKELNLKIVYYGPALSGKTTNLEQVHAHVDPGRKGKLLSLKNREDRTLYFDFFQLELGKIGGLTPKLNLYTVPGQTYYEATRKMVLRRADGVVFVADSSPTRLTDNIDSWHNLKSQLSSLQLYTDDFPIVIQLNKRDLPYPVPPEVLKRKLGVTGYRTYEAVAVKNIGVFETLKAITQVVVARVQQELYA; encoded by the coding sequence ATGCAAATTAACTGGGAAAGAAAAGAACTGAATTTAAAGATCGTGTATTATGGGCCTGCCTTAAGTGGAAAGACCACTAATTTAGAGCAAGTTCATGCCCATGTGGATCCAGGAAGAAAAGGGAAGTTGCTCTCTTTAAAAAACAGAGAGGACAGAACATTATACTTCGACTTTTTTCAGCTTGAGCTTGGAAAAATAGGTGGCCTCACTCCCAAATTAAATTTATATACAGTTCCTGGACAAACGTATTATGAAGCAACCCGAAAGATGGTACTTCGGAGAGCTGATGGGGTTGTTTTTGTGGCTGATTCTTCCCCAACAAGATTAACTGATAATATTGATTCTTGGCATAATTTAAAGTCTCAGTTATCCTCGTTACAACTATATACTGATGACTTTCCGATCGTTATTCAATTAAATAAAAGAGATTTGCCATACCCTGTTCCGCCAGAAGTCTTAAAAAGAAAGTTAGGCGTAACTGGCTATCGAACTTATGAGGCTGTAGCGGTAAAAAATATTGGAGTTTTTGAGACGTTAAAAGCGATTACTCAAGTGGTAGTCGCACGAGTTCAGCAAGAATTATATGCTTAG
- a CDS encoding roadblock/LC7 domain-containing protein → MRLRSGISIDSSQHKKFEQVLENLLQKAPAKFILLTDVSGQVVSACGPSSQFDLIALGSVMAGGLSAAQEVAQMLGGEQEYQLVLHEGLSANTFMAGAGPDFAILVQLDKSVPLGWARMLIQEAAKKIDDNCQESDYQESSDAEQIPDAKKLDLLGDPTNLSDQIGDSLDALWKG, encoded by the coding sequence ATGAGATTAAGAAGTGGAATTTCGATCGACTCATCTCAGCATAAAAAGTTTGAGCAAGTCTTAGAAAATTTGTTGCAAAAGGCCCCTGCTAAATTTATTTTATTAACTGATGTCAGTGGCCAAGTTGTTTCTGCATGTGGCCCAAGTTCTCAGTTTGATTTGATTGCATTAGGCTCAGTTATGGCTGGCGGGCTTTCCGCTGCTCAAGAAGTTGCCCAAATGCTTGGTGGAGAACAAGAGTACCAACTTGTTTTGCATGAAGGTCTATCTGCCAATACTTTTATGGCAGGCGCAGGTCCTGATTTTGCAATTTTGGTGCAGTTAGATAAAAGTGTTCCACTGGGCTGGGCAAGAATGTTAATTCAGGAAGCTGCAAAAAAAATTGACGATAATTGTCAAGAGAGCGATTATCAAGAGTCAAGTGATGCAGAGCAAATTCCTGACGCTAAAAAATTAGACCTATTAGGTGATCCAACAAATCTCTCTGACCAAATAGGTGATTCATTAGACGCATTATGGAAAGGGTAA
- a CDS encoding ABC transporter permease codes for MIQTIFKIAIGHLVGRARQTVTTLVGVSVSTMVLITTISLMRGLVDSFTESIVDIAPHIVVRGESIIPDKIDLISNDKGTRRAFVVDNVQEEDPEEITNYRQILSLMEEAPYDEAISVASPYVSSQVMAIKGTANQPIEVNGVLIDRENKVAKIESNLKSGSLESLQKTPNGLLLGEKIAEDLEIQLFDELTLVASSGVTVRAKVVGTFFTGVKSIDNKAFVNLKVGQLLEEMPPNKVTGINLRVKDLLQNTELARELERVTGYKCETWQEANDSIIGLFNRIGNIVYSLVGFVALVSGFGVANILVTTIYEKTRDIAIMKSYGFTSNQIVALFVLEGVLVGLAGALLGAILAIGSTNLLASLPTESAQGPVVRKGFAMSQSPIYYLITIGLTVFISTVAAMIPSRKAAKLQPVQVLRDANL; via the coding sequence ATGATTCAAACTATTTTTAAAATTGCCATTGGGCATCTTGTGGGTCGTGCGCGCCAAACGGTCACGACTTTAGTTGGGGTTTCGGTTAGCACGATGGTGTTAATTACAACCATTTCTCTCATGCGCGGCTTGGTTGACTCTTTTACCGAATCCATTGTCGACATTGCGCCTCACATTGTGGTTCGCGGCGAATCCATTATTCCTGACAAAATCGATCTAATTAGCAACGATAAGGGAACGCGTCGTGCTTTTGTTGTGGATAATGTGCAGGAAGAAGATCCTGAAGAAATTACCAATTATCGGCAAATTTTATCACTGATGGAAGAAGCTCCCTACGACGAGGCGATTTCCGTTGCTTCGCCGTATGTTTCCTCGCAAGTGATGGCCATTAAAGGAACAGCTAACCAACCGATTGAAGTCAATGGTGTTTTAATCGATCGTGAAAACAAGGTTGCAAAAATCGAGTCAAATCTAAAAAGCGGCAGTTTGGAGTCGCTTCAAAAAACGCCAAATGGCTTGCTTCTTGGTGAAAAAATTGCGGAAGATTTAGAAATTCAGCTTTTTGATGAATTGACATTGGTTGCTTCAAGCGGCGTGACGGTGCGAGCAAAAGTGGTTGGTACATTTTTTACAGGGGTAAAATCCATTGATAACAAAGCATTTGTGAATTTGAAAGTCGGGCAACTTTTGGAAGAAATGCCGCCAAACAAAGTGACGGGGATCAACTTGCGGGTTAAGGACTTGTTGCAAAACACCGAACTGGCCAGAGAGCTCGAGCGAGTCACTGGTTATAAGTGCGAGACATGGCAAGAGGCAAATGACAGCATTATTGGGTTGTTTAACCGAATTGGCAATATTGTGTATTCACTGGTTGGATTTGTTGCGCTCGTTTCGGGTTTTGGCGTGGCAAACATTTTAGTTACGACCATTTATGAAAAAACACGAGACATTGCCATTATGAAATCGTATGGTTTTACGTCCAATCAAATTGTCGCGTTATTTGTTTTAGAAGGTGTGTTAGTCGGATTAGCTGGCGCTTTGCTTGGGGCCATTTTAGCGATTGGTTCCACAAACTTGCTGGCCTCTCTTCCAACCGAAAGCGCGCAAGGCCCTGTTGTTCGCAAAGGGTTTGCGATGTCTCAAAGCCCGATTTATTATTTGATTACTATTGGTTTAACGGTTTTTATCAGCACCGTTGCTGCGATGATTCCTTCCCGAAAAGCGGCAAAACTTCAGCCTGTTCAGGTTCTAAGAGATGCGAATTTATAG
- the fni gene encoding type 2 isopentenyl-diphosphate Delta-isomerase: MHNRHFTRPSELTEIVERKQSHVEICLNGPIDYENKTNGFDHYFFEHTATPEVNFSEIDLSTTFLGRKISYPLMISSMTGGYSGAMFVNQMLAEICQHLNIPLGVGSMRQALEDKSYQQSFEIVRKVAQNVQIFANIGAPEVAQGLSRDQLKFLTNLIKADGLIIHINPAQELFQPEGNTNFKGFLSQLKALIDAVQIPVIAKEVGAGISGKVAARLIDAGVTAIDVAGAGGTSWQKVEKVRYERKYGIDKRFSATAMNELLNWGIPTAECLVQITKLKASEPEKYNNIELISSGGISNGVEIAKSLALGAQIAASARPILKQLLAREDSSQDNLERTIMTWMNDLRATMFLAGVSSIAQLRQTKLICRQRQDFFQSAHEL; this comes from the coding sequence ATGCACAACCGGCACTTTACACGACCGTCAGAGCTAACTGAAATCGTTGAGCGCAAGCAAAGCCATGTAGAGATTTGTTTGAATGGTCCAATTGATTATGAAAACAAAACCAACGGGTTTGATCATTATTTTTTTGAGCACACTGCCACTCCAGAAGTCAATTTTAGCGAAATAGACCTTTCTACAACCTTTTTAGGCCGAAAAATTTCCTATCCTTTGATGATTTCCTCGATGACGGGCGGATATAGCGGCGCGATGTTCGTCAATCAAATGCTTGCTGAAATTTGCCAGCATTTGAATATTCCGCTTGGCGTTGGCAGTATGCGCCAAGCTTTAGAGGACAAATCCTACCAGCAAAGTTTTGAAATTGTCAGAAAAGTGGCGCAAAATGTGCAAATTTTTGCAAACATTGGCGCGCCAGAAGTGGCACAAGGTCTTTCTCGTGATCAGTTAAAATTCCTGACCAATTTGATCAAAGCTGACGGCCTGATTATACATATTAACCCTGCGCAAGAGCTTTTTCAGCCCGAAGGAAATACGAACTTTAAAGGTTTTCTCAGCCAATTGAAAGCGCTCATTGATGCCGTGCAAATTCCTGTGATTGCAAAAGAAGTAGGTGCTGGCATTTCGGGAAAGGTTGCCGCACGATTAATTGATGCTGGCGTTACAGCTATTGATGTGGCAGGCGCAGGCGGAACAAGCTGGCAAAAAGTAGAAAAAGTTCGCTACGAACGAAAATATGGCATCGATAAGCGCTTCAGTGCAACGGCAATGAATGAGCTTTTGAATTGGGGCATCCCAACAGCCGAATGCTTGGTGCAAATCACCAAACTAAAAGCCTCTGAACCTGAAAAGTATAATAACATAGAATTGATTTCTTCAGGAGGAATTTCGAACGGGGTTGAAATTGCGAAATCACTTGCGCTTGGGGCACAAATTGCCGCTTCAGCCAGACCCATTCTGAAACAACTGCTGGCTCGCGAAGATAGCAGCCAAGACAACTTGGAACGCACCATTATGACTTGGATGAATGACTTGCGGGCAACCATGTTTCTTGCAGGCGTCTCTTCTATCGCACAGCTACGCCAAACGAAACTGATTTGTCGACAAAGACAGGACTTTTTCCAAAGTGCCCATGAATTATGA